A single region of the Gopherus evgoodei ecotype Sinaloan lineage chromosome 3, rGopEvg1_v1.p, whole genome shotgun sequence genome encodes:
- the MSGN1 gene encoding mesogenin-1 encodes MDKLHETLPNMEDGLGTENSVFLSSWDWKSNAGAYELNQISSPHSLSPSPSFESYSSSPCPAVIEMPYNNSSGGGSLIGYSLMDFPSAYLPNAGQAKAQKGTKARMSAQRRRKASEREKLRMRTLADALHTLRNYLPPVYSQRGQPLTKIQTLKYTIKYISELTDLLNNVKRA; translated from the coding sequence ATGGATAAATTGCATGAGACTTTGCCTAATATGGAAGATGGTTTGGGCACTGAGAATTCTGTCTTTCTGTCTTCCTGGGACTGGAAGAGTAATGCAGGAGCCTATGAGCTGAATCAGATCTCATCCCCTCACAGCTTATCTCCGTCTCCTTCCTTTGAATCGTATTCTTCTTCCCCTTGCCCAGCTGTGATTGAGATGCCCTACAACAATAGCAGCGGCGGCGGCAGCCTGATCGGATACAGCTTGATGGATTTTCCTTCCGCATACTTACCGAATGCTGGACAGGCCAAGGCTCAGAAAGGTACCAAGGCCAGGATGTCAGCCCAGCGCAGAAGGAaagccagtgagagagagaagctcagGATGAGGACCCTGGCTGATGCTTTACACACCTTGCGCAATTACCTACCTCCTGTCTACAGCCAAAGAGGCCAGCCTCTCACCAAAATACAGACACTGAAATACACCATCAAGTACATCAGTGAACTCACAGACCTGCTGAACAATGTCAAACGGGCAtag